A part of Polynucleobacter sp. MG-Unter2-18 genomic DNA contains:
- a CDS encoding aminoglycoside phosphotransferase family protein, with the protein MTDSRLDSLRSWLKGLEPSWQLDLPTLAPASADASFRRYFRIASKNPDFPSLIVMDAPPQHEPLDAFIEVDLLLENASLNVPKILEKNVAEGFLLLNDLGTKTYLGELNLDSADSLYRDATHALVQMQLASKPDVLPNYDEVLLKRELDLFPEWYLGKHLNIELSKLQNLQIKQAFELIIQNNLAQAKVYAHRDYHSRNLMVTEKNNPGVIDFQDAVYGPITYDAASLWRDAYISWPEERVIDWVIKFWEEGRQVGLPMPNDFGQFYRDFEWMGLQRHLKILGIFARLFHRDGKDGYLKDIPLVLEYAIATANRYIELKPLARILESTRTT; encoded by the coding sequence ATGACTGACTCTCGCTTAGACTCCCTCCGTAGCTGGCTAAAAGGCCTTGAACCTAGCTGGCAATTAGATCTCCCCACTTTGGCCCCCGCCTCGGCAGATGCCAGCTTTAGGCGGTATTTCCGGATTGCATCCAAAAACCCGGATTTTCCATCTTTGATCGTGATGGACGCCCCACCTCAACACGAGCCCTTGGACGCTTTTATTGAGGTCGATTTATTACTCGAAAATGCCAGCTTAAATGTCCCGAAAATTTTAGAAAAGAATGTGGCTGAGGGCTTTCTTTTACTCAACGATTTAGGCACTAAAACTTACCTTGGAGAACTCAATTTAGACAGTGCTGACTCTCTCTACAGAGATGCGACACACGCCTTGGTACAAATGCAATTAGCAAGTAAACCAGATGTGTTGCCAAACTACGATGAGGTATTACTAAAGCGTGAGCTAGATTTATTTCCGGAGTGGTATCTAGGAAAACATCTCAACATTGAATTAAGCAAACTTCAGAATTTACAGATTAAGCAAGCATTTGAACTGATCATTCAAAATAATCTTGCACAGGCAAAAGTTTATGCTCATCGCGACTACCATTCACGCAATCTGATGGTGACGGAAAAAAATAATCCTGGTGTAATTGATTTTCAAGATGCCGTTTATGGTCCCATCACTTACGACGCAGCTTCACTCTGGCGTGACGCTTATATTTCATGGCCTGAAGAACGTGTGATTGATTGGGTCATTAAATTTTGGGAGGAAGGTCGTCAAGTAGGTTTGCCTATGCCAAACGATTTTGGTCAGTTCTATCGTGATTTTGAATGGATGGGTTTACAACGACATCTAAAGATCTTGGGTATTTTTGCAAGGCTATTTCATCGCGACGGTAAAGATGGCTATCTCAAAGATATTCCATTAGTACTCGAGTATGCGATTGCCACTGCAAATCGCTATATTGAATTAAAGCCCTTGGCGCGCATTCTAGAATCAACGCGCACTACTTAG
- the murU gene encoding N-acetylmuramate alpha-1-phosphate uridylyltransferase MurU encodes MNKPNLIPCFLLAAGRGERMRPLTDELPKPLLTIKNKSLLAWHVEALSAAGIQNVVINHAWLGKKIEEALGNGSQFGLNITYSPEASALETAGGIRKALHLLNPSDYFLVINGDVFSPNLPIQQLLNQASNLRSMSSTPLAHLLMVPNPAQHPEGDFYIKDSQVANEPLDGAEKLTFSGIGLYHRDLFKDLELDVPTKLAPILREAMSKNRVSGEKYTGPWHDVGTPQRLHELNAANE; translated from the coding sequence ATGAATAAGCCCAATCTGATTCCATGTTTTTTATTGGCAGCAGGTCGAGGTGAGCGCATGCGCCCCTTGACAGATGAACTACCCAAACCACTCCTCACTATCAAAAATAAATCCTTACTAGCCTGGCATGTGGAGGCATTGAGTGCGGCAGGTATTCAAAATGTGGTGATTAATCATGCCTGGCTTGGTAAGAAGATTGAGGAAGCGCTAGGAAATGGCAGTCAATTTGGACTCAACATTACCTACTCCCCGGAAGCTAGCGCCCTAGAAACGGCAGGCGGTATTCGCAAAGCCCTACATTTACTGAATCCAAGCGATTATTTTCTAGTCATCAATGGGGATGTTTTTAGCCCTAATCTGCCAATTCAGCAGCTCTTAAACCAAGCTTCTAACTTACGAAGCATGTCAAGCACGCCTTTGGCACACCTTTTAATGGTTCCCAACCCAGCTCAACATCCTGAGGGTGACTTTTATATTAAGGACTCCCAGGTGGCCAATGAACCCTTAGATGGTGCTGAAAAACTCACCTTTTCTGGCATCGGACTCTACCACCGGGACCTTTTTAAGGACTTGGAATTAGATGTGCCCACTAAGCTAGCTCCAATTTTGAGGGAGGCCATGTCTAAAAATAGAGTGTCCGGTGAAAAATATACCGGACCGTGGCACGATGTAGGTACACCCCAACGATTACATGAACTCAATGCAGCAAATGAATAA
- a CDS encoding aminopeptidase P N-terminal domain-containing protein yields the protein MQQMNKSIIYQQRRVELAKLICAKTGGGIAIITTAPETARNRDSEFPYRHDSDFFYLTGFEEPGATLVLKIAGSLSQPQLEAHLFCRPKDAEREIWDGIRLGPDVAPSVLGVEHAYSIHELDTKLSDLLADQNAVYIRLSESAEIDRRLRHWMKQVRAQARAGVNPPSEFHDVESLIHEMRLFKDVYEIDIMRRAAAISARAHIRAMQVCKPGMREYHLEAELLHEFRYSGAQSVAYNSIVASGANSCILHYRASDTELRGGDLCLIDAGCELDSYASDITRTFPVNGKFTGPQRALYDITLASQEAAIAMTRPGNTFMQPHEAALKVLTQGLLDEKLLKLAELGSLDNAIETGAYRRFYMHRTSHWLGMDVHDVGSYREPLDTVTSGAEKPWRVLKPGMALTIEPGVYIRPADDVDERFWNIGIRIEDDAVVNDSGCELISRGVPVKADEIEALMKNN from the coding sequence ATGCAGCAAATGAATAAATCCATCATTTACCAACAACGTCGAGTTGAACTCGCAAAACTGATCTGCGCTAAAACTGGTGGCGGCATTGCCATCATCACTACAGCGCCTGAGACAGCGCGTAATCGAGATAGTGAGTTCCCCTATCGTCACGACAGTGATTTTTTCTACCTCACTGGCTTTGAAGAGCCTGGCGCAACACTCGTACTTAAAATTGCTGGATCACTTTCACAACCCCAATTAGAAGCACATCTGTTTTGCAGACCTAAAGATGCAGAACGTGAAATTTGGGATGGTATTCGCTTGGGGCCAGATGTAGCTCCATCAGTTTTAGGTGTGGAGCATGCCTATAGCATTCATGAATTAGATACCAAACTCAGTGATTTGCTGGCTGATCAAAATGCGGTTTACATTCGCCTTTCCGAAAGTGCTGAAATCGATCGTCGCTTACGCCATTGGATGAAACAAGTACGAGCTCAGGCGCGTGCTGGCGTCAATCCTCCTTCAGAATTTCATGATGTAGAGAGTTTGATTCATGAGATGCGTCTTTTTAAAGATGTTTATGAGATTGACATCATGCGTCGTGCAGCTGCGATTTCTGCACGTGCTCATATTCGTGCCATGCAAGTCTGCAAACCCGGAATGCGTGAATATCATCTTGAAGCAGAACTACTTCACGAGTTCCGCTACAGCGGTGCGCAAAGCGTTGCATACAACAGTATTGTTGCGAGCGGCGCTAACTCCTGCATCCTGCATTACCGCGCTAGTGATACTGAACTACGTGGCGGAGATCTATGCCTCATTGATGCAGGTTGCGAGCTCGATAGCTACGCTTCAGATATCACTCGCACATTTCCGGTGAATGGAAAGTTCACAGGTCCACAACGCGCACTGTATGACATTACGCTTGCGTCGCAAGAAGCCGCTATCGCAATGACTAGGCCTGGCAATACATTCATGCAACCACATGAGGCAGCACTTAAGGTGCTTACTCAAGGCTTACTTGATGAGAAACTGCTTAAGCTTGCAGAATTAGGCTCTTTGGATAATGCAATTGAGACTGGAGCCTATCGTCGCTTTTATATGCACCGTACCTCCCATTGGCTGGGAATGGATGTGCATGACGTTGGCTCCTATCGTGAACCACTTGATACAGTAACAAGTGGTGCGGAAAAGCCATGGCGTGTTCTTAAACCAGGCATGGCACTCACTATCGAGCCTGGTGTATACATCCGCCCTGCTGATGATGTAGATGAGCGCTTTTGGAATATCGGCATCCGCATTGAGGATGACGCTGTAGTGAACGATTCTGGATGTGAATTGATTTCTCGTGGAGTACCAGTTAAAGCCGATGAAATCGAAGCGCTCATGAAAAATAATTAG
- a CDS encoding FAD-dependent monooxygenase: protein MSVENFDIVIQGGGPVGLACAAWSLQKFPDAKIALLDRNPADDTELAAADSRGVALSHGSKLLLDTINAWPTECADIHRVHVSQAGRFGRALMTREELGQKALGHIIRYRDIHLTLRKALRAIQKNSPHFIWKHIDPNADVENIQAKCIVHAEGGLFKTQDWVESGRDYEQSALVGLVEVESASPFEAWERFTSEGPLAILPSHYGPNILNLIWCGTTSSSQARLALSDTDFLKSLQSEFGSRVGQFLKIQDRRLYELGLNYRKDITQANEVWIGNAAQTLHPVAGQGLNLGLRDAYLLAEKLSILFSKSEDQKTPLAIETTLQEYAQSRKLDRSATIGLTDFMARIFTSNLFPVVIGRGLALTALQWLPPIKTALARQMMFGRR, encoded by the coding sequence ATGTCAGTTGAGAACTTCGATATCGTAATTCAGGGTGGTGGTCCAGTCGGCCTAGCCTGTGCAGCATGGTCCTTGCAAAAATTTCCTGACGCAAAGATTGCACTGCTAGATCGTAATCCTGCAGATGACACTGAATTAGCAGCTGCTGATAGCCGGGGGGTTGCCCTATCACACGGTAGCAAGCTGTTGTTAGATACCATCAATGCATGGCCTACTGAATGTGCTGATATTCATCGAGTACATGTCTCGCAAGCGGGCCGTTTCGGACGTGCTCTGATGACTCGCGAAGAACTTGGTCAAAAAGCCTTAGGCCACATCATTCGTTATCGCGATATTCACCTTACTCTCCGTAAAGCCTTAAGAGCTATTCAAAAAAATAGTCCGCATTTTATTTGGAAACATATCGACCCCAATGCTGATGTTGAAAACATTCAAGCCAAGTGTATTGTTCACGCTGAAGGTGGTTTATTTAAAACCCAAGACTGGGTGGAATCTGGCAGAGACTATGAGCAATCAGCTTTAGTTGGATTAGTGGAGGTTGAGAGTGCATCACCATTCGAAGCGTGGGAGCGCTTTACTTCTGAAGGACCTTTAGCCATTCTGCCAAGTCACTATGGCCCCAATATTCTGAATCTGATTTGGTGCGGAACTACAAGTTCATCACAAGCACGTCTCGCTTTGAGTGATACTGATTTTCTGAAAAGCTTGCAATCCGAGTTCGGTTCACGCGTTGGACAATTTCTTAAAATCCAAGATCGCCGACTTTACGAGTTAGGACTCAACTACCGCAAAGACATTACCCAAGCTAACGAGGTTTGGATTGGCAATGCCGCCCAAACCTTGCATCCGGTTGCGGGACAAGGTCTCAACCTCGGATTACGGGACGCGTATCTCTTAGCAGAAAAACTGAGCATTCTTTTCTCCAAGTCGGAGGATCAAAAAACTCCTCTAGCCATCGAAACTACCTTGCAGGAATATGCCCAAAGTCGCAAGCTCGATCGGTCTGCCACTATAGGCCTCACCGACTTCATGGCCAGGATCTTCACCTCTAATCTATTTCCCGTTGTGATTGGCCGTGGATTGGCTTTAACAGCCCTCCAGTGGCTTCCACCCATCAAAACCGCCTTAGCTCGCCAGATGATGTTTGGTAGGCGC